A window of Chloracidobacterium sp. N contains these coding sequences:
- a CDS encoding rhomboid family intramembrane serine protease, with protein sequence MIPIHDDVPSSRFPFVTLGIIVANAGAFAFELLLTERQLQRFFYQFAVQPYEYFLYFSPYNQGRIELSDLIIPLFTSMFLHGGWFHFLGNMLYLWIFGDNVEDRMGHIKYLVFYLLCGLTASGAHIVSDPTSHIPSLGASGAIAGVLGAYICLYPHARVLVLVPIFILLYTFEVPAWVFLGIWILQNLASGIATLSVETAQSGGTAWWAHIGGFVTGLTLVWLFARRIPPRQIPYYEAYIPWDD encoded by the coding sequence ATGATTCCGATTCACGATGACGTGCCATCGAGCCGCTTCCCATTTGTCACCCTTGGCATCATTGTGGCGAATGCCGGGGCGTTTGCCTTTGAGCTGCTGCTGACCGAACGGCAACTTCAGCGGTTCTTTTACCAGTTTGCCGTCCAGCCCTACGAATACTTTCTCTACTTCAGCCCCTACAATCAGGGCCGCATCGAGCTTTCTGATCTCATCATTCCCCTGTTTACCTCGATGTTTTTGCACGGGGGCTGGTTTCACTTTCTGGGGAATATGCTGTACCTGTGGATTTTCGGCGACAACGTCGAAGACCGCATGGGGCACATCAAGTACCTGGTGTTTTACCTGCTGTGTGGTCTTACGGCCTCCGGGGCGCACATTGTCTCCGATCCAACCAGCCACATTCCAAGCCTCGGCGCGAGCGGCGCCATTGCCGGCGTACTGGGTGCTTACATCTGCCTCTACCCACATGCGCGTGTGTTGGTTCTGGTGCCGATTTTCATCCTGCTCTACACCTTTGAAGTCCCGGCCTGGGTGTTTCTCGGTATCTGGATTCTGCAAAACCTGGCTTCCGGCATTGCCACGCTGAGCGTTGAAACGGCGCAGAGCGGCGGCACAGCCTGGTGGGCGCATATCGGCGGCTTTGTGACCGGTTTGACACTGGTCTGGCTGTTTGCCCGCCGGATTCCGCCGCGTCAAATCCCGTACTACGAAGCCTATATTCCCTGGGACGACTGA
- a CDS encoding HAD-IA family hydrolase: protein MVEPSQAQPAHRYRVRALLFDLDGTLVDSRRDLATALDLTLCDLGLPPLGVEVTTRLVGDGARRLIERGLTAAGAGPALSDAFVSEALERFKTHYARHLLATTRAYPHVEAVLEYFAELPKAVVTNKPAGFSETILQGLGLRTHFVAVIGGDTLPERKPHPAPVQAGLAACGGVNPAEAVMIGDSPNDIRAGRAAGTLTCGVTYGFRASSELTAADILVDDLTRLTGLLQPIAVGRTLP from the coding sequence TTGGTTGAACCGTCACAAGCCCAGCCAGCACACCGCTACCGGGTGCGCGCCCTGCTTTTCGATCTCGATGGCACCCTGGTGGATTCCCGCCGTGACCTGGCCACGGCGCTCGATCTCACGCTGTGCGACCTGGGACTGCCGCCGCTTGGGGTGGAGGTGACGACGCGCCTGGTTGGCGATGGAGCGCGCCGGCTCATCGAGCGCGGGCTGACCGCTGCCGGCGCCGGGCCGGCGCTTTCCGATGCCTTCGTCAGCGAGGCCCTGGAACGCTTCAAAACACACTACGCCCGGCATCTGCTGGCGACGACACGTGCCTATCCGCACGTGGAAGCGGTCCTCGAATACTTTGCGGAGTTGCCCAAAGCCGTGGTCACGAACAAACCGGCCGGCTTTTCGGAAACGATTCTGCAGGGACTGGGGCTGCGGACGCACTTCGTGGCGGTCATCGGCGGCGATACGCTGCCGGAACGCAAGCCACACCCGGCGCCGGTTCAGGCCGGACTCGCCGCCTGTGGGGGCGTCAATCCGGCGGAAGCGGTCATGATCGGTGACAGCCCGAACGACATCCGTGCCGGACGGGCCGCCGGGACGCTCACCTGCGGGGTCACGTACGGTTTTCGCGCCTCGTCCGAACTCACCGCAGCCGATATACTCGTTGACGACCTGACCCGCCTCACCGGGTTGTTGCAGCCGATTGCCGTCGGGAGGACGTTACCATGA
- a CDS encoding methylmalonyl-CoA mutase — protein MSAASTTISAVHTEPDTLQAAQERWESTTLARTLARMPESCSDFTTVSLRPIQRLYTPNDLPDFDYVRDLGFPGEFPYTRGIHATGYRGKLWTMRQFAGFGSPEDTNQRFRYLLEQGQTGLSVAFDLPTLMGYDADSPFSLGEVGKCGVSVSSLADMETLFAGIPLEKVTTSMTINAPASVIFAMFIVTAEKQGADLRQVSGTLQNDILKEYIAQKEWIYPPRPAMRLVTDSIAFCVERMPKFNPVSISGYHIREAGATAAQELAFTLRDGIEYVQACIEAGLNVDDFAPRLSFFFNAHNDFFEEIAKYRAARRLWARIMRERFGAQQERSWMLRFHAQTAGCTLTAQQPYNNVVRVAIQALAAVLGGTQSLHTNSLDETLALPSEQAATIALRTQQIIAHETGVTNTIDPLGGSYFVEKLTNDLEAEALDYIRRIDAMGGMVAAIEAGFPQKEIQEASYQYQKVVDSREKIIVGVNGFTQSETQEVPLLLIDERAEQAQRERLAALRAQRDNAAVKRALQALAEGARTNANTMPLIIEAVRTYATLGEICDCLRPVFGEYQEPAF, from the coding sequence ATGAGCGCCGCTTCAACAACAATATCCGCTGTCCACACTGAGCCGGACACCCTGCAAGCTGCGCAGGAGCGTTGGGAGTCCACGACGCTGGCCAGAACGCTGGCCAGGATGCCGGAAAGCTGTTCGGACTTCACGACGGTTTCACTGCGTCCGATTCAGCGGCTTTATACGCCCAATGACCTCCCGGATTTTGACTACGTCCGCGATCTTGGTTTTCCCGGAGAGTTCCCCTACACGCGGGGGATTCACGCCACCGGCTACCGGGGCAAGTTGTGGACGATGCGCCAGTTTGCCGGATTTGGCTCGCCGGAGGATACGAATCAACGGTTCCGGTATCTGCTGGAGCAGGGGCAAACCGGATTGTCAGTGGCGTTCGACCTGCCGACGTTGATGGGGTACGACGCCGACAGCCCCTTTTCGCTGGGCGAAGTCGGCAAGTGTGGGGTCTCGGTGTCCAGCCTGGCCGATATGGAAACCCTGTTTGCCGGGATTCCACTCGAAAAGGTGACGACCTCGATGACCATCAATGCGCCCGCCTCGGTCATCTTTGCCATGTTCATCGTCACGGCCGAGAAGCAGGGGGCAGATTTGCGTCAGGTCTCCGGGACGCTCCAAAACGACATCCTCAAGGAATACATTGCCCAGAAAGAATGGATTTATCCGCCCCGCCCGGCGATGCGGCTGGTAACGGACAGCATTGCCTTCTGCGTCGAGCGCATGCCGAAGTTCAATCCCGTGTCCATTTCGGGCTATCACATTCGGGAAGCCGGCGCGACGGCCGCGCAGGAACTGGCCTTTACCCTGCGGGACGGCATTGAGTACGTCCAGGCTTGCATCGAAGCTGGTCTCAACGTGGATGACTTTGCCCCCCGGCTTTCGTTTTTCTTCAACGCCCACAACGATTTCTTTGAGGAAATCGCCAAGTACCGCGCAGCGCGGCGGCTCTGGGCGCGCATCATGCGTGAACGTTTCGGGGCGCAGCAGGAACGTTCCTGGATGCTCCGCTTCCACGCGCAGACGGCCGGCTGCACGCTGACGGCCCAGCAGCCGTACAACAACGTCGTGCGGGTGGCCATTCAGGCCCTGGCGGCCGTTCTGGGCGGCACGCAGTCGCTGCACACCAACTCGCTCGATGAAACCCTGGCGCTTCCCTCGGAGCAGGCGGCGACCATTGCCCTCCGTACGCAGCAGATCATTGCGCATGAAACCGGTGTCACCAATACCATTGACCCCCTCGGAGGGAGCTACTTCGTCGAAAAGCTGACCAACGACCTGGAAGCTGAAGCCCTCGATTACATCCGCCGGATTGACGCCATGGGCGGTATGGTGGCGGCCATTGAGGCCGGTTTTCCCCAGAAGGAAATTCAGGAAGCGTCGTACCAGTACCAGAAAGTTGTGGACAGCCGTGAAAAAATCATTGTCGGGGTCAATGGCTTTACCCAGTCGGAGACCCAGGAAGTGCCGCTGCTGTTGATTGATGAGCGCGCCGAGCAGGCCCAGCGCGAACGGCTGGCAGCGCTCCGGGCGCAACGTGACAACGCCGCGGTCAAACGTGCTCTGCAGGCGTTAGCCGAAGGGGCCCGCACCAATGCCAACACCATGCCGCTCATCATTGAAGCGGTGCGCACCTATGCCACCCTGGGTGAAATCTGCGACTGTCTGCGACCGGTCTTTGGTGAGTATCAGGAACCCGCATTTTAG
- a CDS encoding RidA family protein encodes MESHNILLHGLARPRANYPHARRVGNFIFVSGLSSRQPDDSIAGMTRTPDGRIIRDIARQTEAVIENLRLVLQAAGVDLAQVVDVTVFLVDMADYAAFNAVYDRYFTAETGPTRTTVAVRELPHPDLLIEIKAVASVPAP; translated from the coding sequence ATGGAAAGCCATAACATTCTGCTTCACGGACTGGCCCGTCCGCGGGCGAACTATCCCCATGCGCGGCGGGTCGGGAATTTCATTTTTGTCTCCGGGCTGTCGTCGCGGCAGCCGGACGACTCGATTGCCGGCATGACCCGCACACCCGACGGGCGCATCATACGTGACATTGCCCGGCAAACCGAAGCTGTCATTGAAAACCTGCGGCTTGTCCTGCAGGCGGCCGGAGTTGACCTGGCGCAGGTGGTGGATGTGACCGTGTTTCTGGTGGACATGGCCGACTACGCGGCGTTCAACGCCGTGTATGACCGCTACTTTACGGCTGAAACCGGCCCGACCAGAACGACCGTGGCCGTACGCGAGCTGCCGCATCCGGATTTGCTCATCGAAATAAAAGCCGTGGCCTCTGTGCCTGCGCCCTAG
- a CDS encoding YraN family protein: protein MRLLKLLGFSEATPSETNRQSLGQQGERLAARFLTRCGMQVVAYNVRVPVGRTRTGARVYGELDIVAFDGPTLVFVEVKTRTTTDFTTPESAITPRKQARLARAARRYRTLIGPFDAPYRFDVVSIVAAPGAQPTIRLFRDFFRP, encoded by the coding sequence ATGAGGCTCCTGAAACTGCTCGGCTTTTCTGAAGCAACACCTTCCGAAACGAACCGTCAAAGCCTCGGTCAACAGGGTGAACGCCTGGCCGCGCGCTTTCTGACCCGGTGCGGTATGCAGGTGGTGGCTTACAACGTACGGGTGCCGGTTGGACGGACCCGGACCGGTGCGCGCGTCTATGGCGAACTGGACATCGTGGCCTTCGATGGGCCAACGCTGGTGTTTGTCGAGGTCAAGACCCGGACAACAACCGACTTCACCACGCCGGAAAGCGCCATCACGCCCCGCAAGCAAGCCCGGCTGGCGCGTGCTGCCCGACGTTACCGCACCCTCATTGGCCCGTTTGACGCGCCATACCGCTTCGACGTGGTGAGCATTGTTGCTGCGCCGGGTGCACAACCGACCATCCGACTTTTCAGGGACTTTTTCCGGCCATGA
- a CDS encoding trypsin-like peptidase domain-containing protein has protein sequence MKIGNTASNLLVVSLTGAGNGRSFVLDKEAVTIGVGDGCDVVLDVPGAETAGAVAAIRRQAQRLELFVHDADHYSFRINDELHTPVDGTPIALTDGDVVAVEPRQVAAGCEPEKVLLKVVARPQPDAPSVGVLQFPEVDAGGQLHPRTATRFLKELVFALYAEMPAWVRAVALLLTVLIPLSVMSATVIVFVFLWNYAKLTEDLRSKNRDSGIQIDVLMEENEKLKNRLKDYEEAINFAPKIAASYRGGVCLIVGTYTYQDAQQRPLRYIDHSFDDSRALSADGKLNVSFEGTGNEFFEEFSGTGFVVAEGVILTNRHIAQPWWTDPTDKLITQLGGKPYIKEIQAYFPEHKTPFVLKPVGFSQESDVALCTFNPGDARIPILPIEGFEEDETKPLPDITGQAILLMGFPNGVEVLVAQLTDGQLKRDLERRFKVSEKAILLAQRGELVPLVTQGHVTRLVAGRIVHDAATQEGGSGSPIFNSAGKVIGINAQVTVDEGGGQVPGNNLAVPIRAAFKLLRETGKPLG, from the coding sequence ATGAAAATTGGTAACACGGCGTCGAATCTGCTGGTGGTTTCCCTGACTGGGGCGGGGAACGGGCGTTCTTTTGTCCTGGACAAGGAAGCCGTCACCATTGGCGTCGGGGATGGATGTGATGTCGTCCTGGATGTTCCGGGTGCGGAGACCGCCGGGGCTGTGGCTGCCATCCGGCGCCAGGCACAGCGGCTGGAACTGTTCGTGCATGACGCTGACCATTATTCGTTCCGCATCAATGACGAACTGCACACCCCGGTGGATGGAACGCCCATTGCCCTGACCGATGGGGATGTCGTTGCCGTTGAGCCACGCCAGGTTGCCGCCGGATGTGAGCCGGAGAAAGTCCTGCTCAAAGTCGTGGCCAGGCCGCAGCCGGACGCGCCGTCGGTGGGCGTTCTCCAGTTTCCTGAAGTTGACGCAGGCGGGCAGCTCCATCCGCGAACGGCGACGCGCTTTCTCAAGGAACTGGTTTTTGCCCTCTACGCTGAGATGCCGGCCTGGGTACGGGCCGTGGCGCTGTTGCTGACCGTGTTGATTCCGCTGTCGGTGATGTCAGCAACGGTGATCGTCTTCGTCTTTCTGTGGAACTACGCCAAGCTGACAGAAGACCTGCGGAGCAAAAACCGCGATTCAGGTATCCAGATTGACGTGCTGATGGAGGAGAACGAGAAGCTCAAAAACCGCCTGAAGGACTACGAGGAAGCCATCAACTTTGCACCCAAGATCGCAGCCAGCTACCGGGGCGGGGTCTGCCTCATCGTCGGAACCTATACCTACCAGGATGCCCAGCAGCGTCCCCTGCGCTACATTGACCACAGCTTCGATGACAGCCGGGCACTTTCTGCCGATGGCAAACTCAACGTGAGCTTTGAAGGCACCGGCAACGAATTTTTCGAGGAGTTCAGCGGCACGGGGTTTGTCGTCGCGGAAGGCGTCATTCTCACCAACCGGCACATTGCCCAGCCGTGGTGGACTGATCCTACTGACAAACTCATCACCCAACTTGGTGGAAAACCTTACATCAAGGAAATTCAAGCCTACTTTCCCGAACACAAGACGCCCTTTGTCCTCAAACCCGTTGGCTTTTCACAGGAAAGCGATGTCGCCCTGTGTACCTTCAATCCGGGTGACGCCAGGATACCCATTCTGCCCATCGAGGGCTTTGAGGAAGATGAAACGAAGCCCCTGCCGGACATCACCGGCCAGGCCATCCTGCTGATGGGGTTTCCCAATGGGGTCGAGGTGCTGGTCGCGCAACTCACGGATGGGCAGCTCAAGCGCGACCTCGAGCGGCGCTTCAAGGTGTCTGAAAAGGCCATCCTGCTGGCACAGCGCGGTGAACTCGTCCCTCTCGTCACCCAGGGACACGTGACCCGGCTGGTTGCGGGACGCATCGTGCACGATGCCGCCACGCAGGAAGGTGGCTCCGGCAGCCCCATCTTCAACAGTGCGGGCAAGGTCATTGGCATCAATGCCCAGGTCACGGTGGATGAAGGCGGTGGGCAGGTTCCCGGCAACAATCTGGCCGTACCGATTCGGGCCGCCTTCAAACTCCTGCGCGAAACCGGGAAGCCCCTTGGTTGA
- a CDS encoding response regulator transcription factor, which translates to MAHILVIDDEPDVRLATVMALKHGGHTTVEADGGLPAMRLLQQQGPFDLIVCDVMMPGMTGHEVCQLVRLNQATKNIPFIFLSAKRDTDERLEGIGLGADDYLGKPFALEELLIRVNSVLARHQAMVAGRATPDPLQQVTLAQCIDLVVRHKLSGKLNVLIKSDLGDKAPLSGAIFFEGGHAVHAKLEDRLGETAVREILASPLLMYSFEAYEVADQITMAMDITRLIKRHG; encoded by the coding sequence ATGGCACACATTCTTGTAATTGACGATGAGCCGGACGTGCGTTTGGCAACCGTGATGGCACTCAAGCACGGTGGACACACCACGGTTGAAGCCGATGGGGGGCTTCCTGCCATGCGCTTGTTGCAGCAGCAGGGGCCCTTTGACCTCATCGTGTGTGATGTGATGATGCCCGGAATGACCGGCCACGAAGTGTGCCAGCTCGTGCGTCTCAATCAGGCAACGAAGAACATTCCCTTTATTTTCCTGAGCGCCAAGCGGGACACCGACGAGCGTCTGGAAGGTATTGGCCTCGGCGCGGATGATTATCTGGGCAAGCCCTTTGCGCTGGAAGAACTCCTTATTCGCGTCAACAGCGTCCTGGCCCGGCACCAGGCGATGGTCGCTGGACGGGCAACGCCGGACCCACTCCAGCAAGTCACCCTCGCCCAGTGTATCGATCTGGTGGTACGGCACAAACTGAGCGGCAAGTTGAACGTCCTGATCAAAAGTGACTTGGGCGACAAGGCTCCCCTTTCGGGGGCCATCTTCTTCGAGGGGGGGCATGCTGTTCATGCCAAGCTCGAAGACCGGCTGGGTGAAACCGCCGTGCGGGAAATTCTGGCTTCGCCACTTCTGATGTACTCGTTTGAAGCCTATGAAGTGGCCGACCAGATTACGATGGCCATGGATATTACGCGGTTGATCAAGCGACACGGGTAA
- a CDS encoding AAA family ATPase produces the protein MRIHIPPQTLIALAGASGSGKTTFARRWFAPTEVLSSDVFRSLVADDERDQSATEDAFEALYLIAARRLARGKLTVVDATHAYPFARMRLREFATAQGVEVVLIVFDLPLEICLAGNAARPHRQVPPEVVAQQHAALRQARPALAAEGFSSVVTLETPEAVSAVIVVRQPSSAGENSAGT, from the coding sequence ATGCGCATTCACATCCCGCCACAGACACTTATCGCGCTGGCCGGCGCATCGGGTTCGGGAAAGACGACCTTTGCCCGGCGATGGTTTGCGCCAACCGAGGTGCTTTCCTCGGATGTGTTCAGGTCGCTGGTGGCAGACGACGAACGGGATCAATCGGCGACGGAAGATGCTTTCGAGGCGCTGTACCTCATTGCGGCGCGGCGGCTGGCGCGGGGGAAGCTGACCGTTGTGGACGCCACCCATGCGTATCCGTTCGCACGGATGCGGCTGCGGGAATTTGCCACGGCCCAGGGCGTCGAAGTGGTGTTGATCGTCTTTGACCTGCCGCTTGAAATCTGCCTGGCCGGCAACGCGGCGCGTCCGCACCGCCAGGTGCCGCCGGAAGTCGTGGCACAACAGCACGCGGCGTTGCGCCAGGCGCGTCCGGCCCTGGCCGCAGAAGGTTTTTCCTCCGTCGTCACCCTGGAAACCCCGGAGGCGGTGTCGGCTGTGATCGTGGTCCGTCAGCCGTCATCCGCTGGCGAAAACAGCGCCGGGACATGA
- a CDS encoding aldo/keto reductase encodes MASVLESVPLGSTGLQVSRIGLGSSYGIGGREVEAAYERGINYLYWGSIQRPDFGKAIRRLAARDRERLVIVVQTYTRVGFLMKPALESALRELDTDYADVLLLGWWNDMPPRRIRDAALRLKESGRVRSIMISCHERQMFKAFIGEPVFDAIMVRYNAAHPGAETEVFPYLSQRRVGVVAYTATRWGSLLDARLTPKGEPTPTAADCYRFVLTNPNVDVCLAGPKDAQELEAAFTALDRGPMSEAELQWMKRIGAAVREHHRQPWLARLVSDLTS; translated from the coding sequence ATGGCATCGGTTTTGGAAAGCGTACCGCTCGGCAGCACGGGCTTGCAGGTCAGCCGGATTGGGCTTGGTTCGAGCTACGGTATTGGCGGCCGTGAGGTCGAAGCCGCCTACGAACGCGGCATCAACTACCTCTACTGGGGTTCGATCCAGCGCCCTGACTTTGGCAAGGCCATCCGCCGTCTGGCAGCGCGCGACCGGGAACGGCTCGTCATCGTCGTGCAGACGTACACCCGCGTCGGTTTTCTGATGAAGCCTGCGCTCGAATCCGCCCTGCGGGAACTTGACACCGACTACGCCGACGTTCTGCTGCTGGGCTGGTGGAATGACATGCCGCCGCGCCGCATCCGCGACGCCGCCCTGCGGCTCAAAGAGTCCGGCCGGGTACGTTCGATTATGATCTCCTGCCACGAGCGGCAGATGTTCAAAGCCTTCATCGGTGAGCCGGTGTTCGATGCCATCATGGTGCGGTACAACGCCGCGCATCCCGGCGCTGAAACCGAAGTCTTTCCCTACCTCAGCCAGCGCCGGGTAGGTGTGGTGGCTTACACAGCCACGCGCTGGGGCTCGCTGCTCGATGCGCGCCTGACACCAAAGGGCGAACCGACGCCGACTGCGGCTGACTGTTACCGTTTTGTACTAACCAACCCAAATGTCGATGTCTGCCTGGCCGGGCCGAAAGACGCCCAGGAACTCGAAGCCGCCTTTACCGCCCTTGACCGCGGCCCGATGTCAGAAGCCGAACTCCAGTGGATGAAGCGGATTGGAGCAGCCGTCCGGGAGCATCACCGGCAACCCTGGCTGGCACGCCTCGTCTCCGACCTGACTTCATAG
- a CDS encoding shikimate kinase: protein MERTRRVSDVTGIIFLVGFMGSGKTTVGQHLAARLGGRFIDLDERIARAAGRSIPELFQTEGETGFRQREHAALIQVCAELRQDDLPWNIVALGGGTFTRPENRNHIRQTGCSVWLDVPFDILATRVVPDGRRPLWTSVDEARLRYEQRRADYAQADIRVPVGTAPPEQVTEDVLRALSAFQRAGSSKSLTTQPGNSYE from the coding sequence ATGGAGCGTACAAGGCGGGTGTCAGACGTAACCGGCATCATCTTTCTGGTTGGTTTCATGGGTTCGGGGAAGACGACCGTCGGGCAGCACCTGGCCGCCCGCCTCGGTGGACGTTTCATTGATCTGGACGAGCGGATTGCCCGGGCAGCCGGCCGCTCCATCCCGGAACTGTTCCAGACGGAGGGAGAAACCGGTTTTCGCCAGCGGGAGCACGCGGCACTCATCCAGGTGTGCGCCGAACTGCGTCAGGATGACCTGCCCTGGAATATCGTTGCCCTTGGGGGCGGGACGTTCACGCGGCCTGAAAACCGGAACCACATTCGCCAGACCGGATGCAGTGTCTGGCTCGACGTTCCGTTTGACATCCTGGCCACGCGCGTGGTGCCGGATGGCCGCCGCCCTCTGTGGACCTCTGTGGATGAAGCCCGGTTGCGTTATGAACAGCGCCGGGCGGACTATGCCCAGGCCGACATCCGCGTACCGGTTGGGACCGCGCCACCGGAACAGGTCACGGAGGACGTCCTCCGGGCTCTGTCTGCCTTCCAGAGGGCAGGTTCTTCAAAGAGCTTGACAACGCAGCCCGGAAACAGCTACGAATAG
- the purN gene encoding phosphoribosylglycinamide formyltransferase gives MSERPGLVVLISGRGSNLRALAEAIRQGRLRASLAAVISNRADAPGLNFATEQGIPTHVVSHVGLSRAEHSAALLEVIRPYNPRFICLAGFMRLLAPSFIQAFLHRVVNIHPSLLPAFPGLDAQRQALDYGVKVSGCTVHLVDEELDHGPIVMQSAVPVLDDDTPETLATRILAAEHKTYPAAIERLLYEPWTLEGRRVVFQSAQGQSSQGI, from the coding sequence ATGAGCGAACGTCCAGGTCTTGTCGTCCTGATTTCCGGGCGTGGGTCGAATTTGCGGGCCTTGGCCGAAGCCATCCGGCAGGGGCGTCTCCGGGCCTCGTTGGCGGCGGTCATCAGCAACCGCGCAGATGCCCCAGGGCTGAATTTTGCCACGGAGCAGGGAATCCCAACGCATGTGGTCTCGCACGTCGGGTTGTCGCGCGCTGAGCACTCAGCCGCTTTGCTTGAGGTCATCCGTCCCTATAACCCCCGGTTCATCTGTCTGGCCGGCTTTATGCGGTTGTTAGCTCCGTCGTTTATCCAGGCTTTCCTACACCGCGTTGTCAACATTCACCCGTCGTTGCTTCCGGCTTTTCCCGGTCTGGACGCCCAACGTCAGGCGCTTGACTATGGTGTGAAAGTCTCCGGCTGTACGGTCCACCTCGTGGACGAGGAACTCGACCACGGCCCCATCGTCATGCAGTCGGCCGTGCCGGTCCTCGATGACGATACGCCGGAAACCCTGGCCACGCGCATCCTGGCCGCCGAGCACAAAACCTACCCGGCGGCTATTGAGCGATTGCTGTACGAACCCTGGACACTGGAAGGACGCCGTGTTGTCTTTCAGTCGGCACAGGGTCAGTCGTCCCAGGGAATATAG
- a CDS encoding Cof-type HAD-IIB family hydrolase, with protein MTRYRLLAVDLDGTLLGPDSKLTLRTRRAMERAIQEYAVDVVIATGRRFHSARPIARDAGLTTPLVTHNGALVKDIETAAVHHYQPLDVTVARELVAIGKAFGADTIALDDPEGDGRILTDGVSERNAALRHYLEINRQYVHQVDDLQVFVKEPVTQVMFCGPCAAMQSLAQVLERDMATEARLLVTTYPHNDMTILDLMHPSCSKATGIAYVASQLGVAREEILAVGDNYNDLDMLHYAGRGILMGNAEPELKAMGFELTAPNTEDGVAQVIETYIFGQPTSLPGE; from the coding sequence ATGACCCGTTACCGTCTGCTGGCCGTGGACCTGGACGGCACCCTGCTTGGCCCGGACAGCAAGCTGACTCTGCGGACGCGCCGGGCCATGGAGCGCGCCATTCAGGAATACGCTGTGGATGTGGTCATTGCGACCGGGCGCCGCTTTCACTCGGCCCGCCCCATCGCCCGCGATGCCGGTCTCACCACGCCACTCGTGACACACAATGGCGCGCTCGTCAAAGACATCGAGACGGCAGCCGTTCACCACTACCAGCCGCTTGATGTGACCGTCGCGCGCGAACTCGTGGCGATCGGCAAAGCCTTTGGTGCTGACACCATTGCCCTGGATGACCCGGAAGGCGACGGGCGCATCCTGACCGATGGTGTTTCGGAGCGGAACGCTGCGTTGCGCCACTACCTGGAAATCAACCGCCAGTATGTCCATCAGGTGGATGACCTGCAGGTGTTTGTGAAAGAACCCGTCACCCAGGTGATGTTTTGCGGCCCCTGTGCCGCCATGCAGTCCCTCGCCCAGGTGCTGGAACGCGACATGGCGACGGAAGCCCGGCTGCTGGTGACGACCTATCCGCACAACGACATGACGATTCTCGATCTGATGCATCCGTCCTGCTCAAAAGCCACCGGCATTGCCTATGTCGCTTCACAGCTTGGGGTCGCACGGGAGGAAATTCTCGCCGTTGGAGACAACTACAACGACCTCGACATGCTGCACTATGCCGGGCGGGGGATTCTCATGGGCAATGCCGAACCGGAACTCAAGGCCATGGGATTCGAGCTGACCGCGCCCAACACCGAAGACGGCGTGGCACAGGTCATCGAAACCTACATCTTCGGCCAGCCCACATCGCTGCCCGGCGAATGA